A portion of the Adhaeribacter radiodurans genome contains these proteins:
- a CDS encoding LysM peptidoglycan-binding domain-containing protein gives MKKNLLLLLFGLFCLVAQAQTVVVPDNIYFADQHLIINEDARKAIQKQVDGLLKYPQYFQAKVDRADAYFPIISRIFAEEGLPDDFKYLVLQESGLVSDAISTSNAVGFWQFKKEAAADHGLLITPDVDERKHIVNSSRGAAKYLVKSNSIYYKNWFNTLLSYYLGFTGAKSHAKSDHTGSKEMEVTGKTNWYILTFLAHKVAFENFIGKNPSPPIVLQEVPVTVGQSLSDVALATQTDYAEIQKYNKWLSGSVVPGNKPYTVLVPVTNVNQQQVVLAANKAGIPAASPIKSSSLPGPAILKKHNGLKAIVARQGDSIDNLAKAGKVSSKRFRQYNDLGSHDAVIAGETYYLERKGSKASTAYYAVQEGEQTWNVAQKFGVKVKSLLWYNRLRKNERLLAGRVMWLQQRRPSHVPVEYQEVKPSAPTPQPQTPEKPLIIAKNEPKVAPQKSSAPVSKPAPKNTVEDKLANIFGVKPDPEKVAKVDTQPVEVDENLTEVNEEADDTEPVATAPVVPNAGSKAETGITSKNDSIQESENQASSSSDVAQVSDSEDDVIVDSTLASEESQEEVAQNTEPKNQNLYPNRKGTSTNDSVLLDSESIATASETSDTVNSKEKVNITPSGTIANTVSVTITEHVVTKGETLYSISRLYDIPVNQLQTWNNLSTLGLAIGQNLRLTPPTDTPVQSVSVVTKPIVTVASMPPVTERATTANAVTTQHVVSAGESMYQISRKYGVTIKEIMDWNNKSDFSVAPGEKLTIKPKSSSRK, from the coding sequence ATGAAGAAGAATCTCTTACTGCTTCTGTTCGGATTATTTTGTTTGGTGGCCCAGGCCCAAACTGTAGTAGTACCGGATAATATTTATTTTGCTGATCAGCATTTAATAATTAACGAAGATGCCCGAAAAGCTATTCAGAAGCAGGTAGATGGTTTGCTCAAATATCCTCAGTATTTTCAGGCGAAAGTAGATCGAGCCGACGCTTATTTCCCGATTATATCCCGCATTTTTGCCGAAGAAGGCTTACCCGATGATTTTAAATACCTGGTATTACAGGAAAGCGGTCTAGTTTCGGATGCTATTTCTACTTCAAATGCGGTAGGTTTCTGGCAATTTAAAAAAGAAGCCGCCGCGGATCATGGTTTACTTATAACGCCGGATGTAGACGAACGCAAGCACATTGTTAACTCCAGCCGGGGGGCGGCTAAATACTTAGTAAAAAGCAATTCTATTTACTATAAAAACTGGTTTAACACCTTACTTTCGTATTATTTAGGTTTTACCGGCGCCAAATCGCATGCTAAATCAGACCACACAGGTAGCAAGGAAATGGAAGTAACCGGTAAAACCAATTGGTATATTTTAACCTTTTTGGCCCATAAAGTTGCTTTCGAAAATTTTATTGGTAAAAACCCTTCTCCCCCGATTGTATTGCAGGAAGTACCCGTAACTGTTGGCCAAAGTTTAAGCGATGTTGCATTAGCTACACAAACCGATTATGCCGAAATTCAGAAGTATAATAAATGGCTGAGTGGCAGTGTTGTACCCGGTAATAAGCCCTATACGGTATTGGTACCCGTAACCAACGTTAATCAGCAACAAGTTGTACTGGCCGCCAACAAAGCTGGAATACCCGCAGCTAGTCCAATTAAATCCAGCTCTTTGCCTGGTCCGGCTATTCTTAAAAAGCATAACGGTTTAAAAGCAATTGTAGCCCGCCAGGGCGATTCGATTGATAATTTGGCTAAAGCGGGTAAAGTAAGCAGCAAACGTTTCCGGCAGTATAACGATTTAGGGAGCCACGATGCTGTAATTGCCGGCGAAACGTATTACTTAGAACGAAAAGGCAGCAAAGCCAGTACCGCTTACTATGCAGTTCAGGAGGGAGAACAAACCTGGAACGTAGCGCAAAAGTTTGGGGTAAAAGTAAAATCTTTGCTTTGGTATAACCGCTTGCGGAAAAATGAGCGTCTGCTAGCGGGTCGCGTTATGTGGTTGCAGCAACGGCGGCCAAGCCATGTACCCGTAGAATACCAGGAAGTTAAACCTTCGGCTCCTACTCCGCAACCACAAACCCCGGAAAAGCCCCTTATAATTGCTAAAAACGAGCCCAAAGTTGCTCCCCAAAAATCTTCGGCCCCAGTTAGTAAACCAGCTCCAAAAAATACAGTTGAAGATAAGTTAGCCAATATCTTCGGAGTAAAACCAGATCCGGAAAAAGTAGCAAAAGTAGATACCCAACCCGTAGAAGTAGACGAAAATCTGACCGAAGTAAATGAAGAAGCCGACGATACTGAACCAGTAGCTACTGCACCCGTGGTACCTAATGCAGGTTCAAAAGCCGAAACGGGAATTACCTCCAAAAATGATTCCATTCAGGAATCAGAAAATCAGGCATCCTCTTCGAGCGATGTTGCTCAAGTTTCAGATTCCGAAGACGATGTGATAGTAGATTCTACTTTAGCCAGTGAAGAATCTCAAGAGGAAGTTGCCCAAAATACGGAGCCTAAAAACCAGAATTTGTATCCTAACCGGAAAGGAACTTCAACCAATGATTCTGTTCTTCTTGATTCAGAATCTATAGCCACTGCTTCCGAAACTTCAGATACAGTTAATTCGAAAGAAAAAGTAAATATTACTCCGTCAGGAACTATTGCCAACACGGTTTCCGTAACTATAACCGAACACGTGGTTACGAAGGGTGAAACCTTGTATAGTATTTCGCGGCTTTACGATATTCCGGTAAATCAACTGCAAACCTGGAATAATTTAAGCACTTTAGGATTAGCTATTGGGCAAAATCTACGGCTTACTCCGCCTACCGATACTCCTGTTCAAAGTGTTTCGGTAGTTACGAAACCAATAGTAACAGTTGCTTCTATGCCA
- the htpG gene encoding molecular chaperone HtpG encodes MAEKGNISIHTENIFPIIKKFLYSDHEIFLRELVSNAVDASQKLKRLSAIGEYKGELGDLKVKVAVDKEARTITVSDNGIGMTAEEIKKYINQIAFSGATEFVEKYKDKPDANQIIGHFGLGFYSSFMVADTVEIISQSYQENTTAAHWVCDGSTEFTISDTERAERGTDVILNIAADSEEFLEEARIQTILNKYCKFLPVPVEFKGEIINNPTPIWTKSPSELTDEDYKNFYKELYPFSEDPLFWIHLNVDYPFNLTGILYFPKLKNEFEFQKNKIQLYSRQVFITDEVKDVVPEFLMLLHGVIDSPDIPLNVSRSFLQADSNVKKINTYITKKVADKLAEIFKKERENFQDKWNDINIFVKYGMLSDDKFYEKAKDFALLQNIEGKYFTIDEYKDFIQANQKDKNDNLVILYTTDEDKQHAFVESAKDRSYDVLKLDTMIDSHFIGMLEQKLEKVTLKRVDAETVDKLIEKDETKESVLSEDEKTQLKEIYEKAINNTNMHVTIEPLSPQDQPVVITLPEFMRRMKDMSKTGGGGMMFMGNMPDTYNVSVNANHPINNRILSAQDDSKEKIAKQAFDLALLSQNMLTGPALTAFVKRSVELIEKD; translated from the coding sequence ATGGCAGAAAAAGGTAATATTTCGATTCACACCGAGAATATTTTTCCGATTATTAAAAAGTTCTTGTACTCCGACCACGAGATTTTTTTGCGCGAGCTGGTGTCAAACGCCGTGGACGCATCTCAAAAGTTAAAGCGCTTATCGGCAATTGGCGAGTACAAAGGAGAGTTGGGCGACCTGAAAGTGAAAGTGGCCGTTGATAAAGAAGCCCGTACTATTACCGTAAGCGATAACGGTATTGGTATGACTGCCGAAGAAATTAAAAAATACATTAACCAAATTGCTTTTTCGGGCGCTACTGAGTTCGTAGAAAAATACAAAGACAAACCCGACGCTAACCAGATTATTGGTCATTTTGGTTTAGGTTTCTACTCCTCGTTTATGGTAGCGGATACCGTAGAAATTATTTCGCAATCGTATCAGGAAAACACTACTGCTGCGCATTGGGTTTGCGACGGCTCTACGGAATTTACTATTTCCGATACGGAACGTGCGGAACGGGGTACTGACGTAATATTAAATATTGCGGCTGATTCGGAAGAGTTTTTAGAAGAAGCCCGCATTCAGACTATCCTGAATAAATATTGCAAGTTTTTACCGGTACCAGTTGAGTTTAAAGGAGAAATAATTAATAACCCAACCCCAATCTGGACCAAATCGCCTTCCGAATTAACCGACGAGGATTACAAGAATTTCTATAAAGAGCTGTATCCGTTCTCCGAAGATCCGCTGTTTTGGATTCACTTAAACGTAGATTATCCTTTTAACTTAACGGGTATTTTGTACTTCCCGAAACTGAAAAACGAGTTCGAATTTCAGAAAAACAAAATACAGCTGTACAGCCGCCAGGTATTTATTACCGATGAGGTTAAAGATGTAGTACCAGAATTTTTAATGTTGCTGCACGGGGTTATTGACTCGCCGGATATTCCTTTAAACGTATCCCGGAGTTTCTTGCAAGCCGATTCGAACGTAAAGAAAATCAATACTTATATTACTAAAAAAGTAGCTGATAAACTAGCCGAAATCTTTAAGAAAGAGCGCGAGAACTTCCAGGACAAATGGAACGACATTAATATTTTCGTGAAATACGGTATGCTGTCCGACGATAAGTTTTACGAAAAAGCCAAAGATTTTGCGCTTTTACAGAACATTGAGGGCAAATACTTTACCATTGACGAGTACAAAGATTTTATTCAGGCCAACCAGAAAGACAAAAACGATAACCTGGTAATTCTGTATACTACCGACGAAGATAAGCAACATGCTTTTGTGGAATCGGCTAAAGACCGTAGCTACGATGTTTTAAAGTTGGATACGATGATCGATAGCCACTTTATTGGTATGCTGGAGCAAAAGCTGGAGAAAGTTACCCTGAAGCGCGTAGATGCTGAAACAGTTGATAAACTCATCGAAAAAGATGAAACCAAAGAATCGGTTTTGAGCGAGGATGAGAAAACCCAGCTGAAAGAAATTTACGAAAAGGCGATCAATAATACCAATATGCACGTTACCATTGAGCCACTTTCGCCGCAAGACCAACCGGTGGTAATTACTTTACCGGAGTTTATGCGTCGAATGAAAGATATGAGCAAAACCGGTGGAGGTGGTATGATGTTTATGGGCAATATGCCGGATACGTACAACGTAAGCGTAAACGCGAACCACCCTATCAACAACCGGATTTTAAGCGCGCAAGACGACAGCAAAGAAAAAATTGCGAAGCAAGCATTTGACTTAGCTTTATTGTCGCAAAACATGTTAACCGGTCCGGCCTTAACTGCCTTCGTAAAACGCAGCGTAGAGTTGATCGAGAAAGACTAA
- a CDS encoding NADPH-dependent FMN reductase, with translation MITIISGTNRPRSNARVISDIYARLLYKRQMPNQILDLMDLPADFVFTALYHNAGKNDQYNELTKLIESTDKFVFIVPEYNASFPGVLKAFIDGLSYPGSFKNKKAAMVGISTGSQGGALALSHLTDILHYMGMHVLAAKPRLNYISKSLANGELTNPLYESLLLEQIDSFIDF, from the coding sequence ATGATCACCATTATATCCGGCACCAATCGTCCTCGTTCCAACGCCCGCGTTATTTCTGATATTTATGCCCGCTTGCTATATAAACGCCAGATGCCCAATCAGATTTTGGATTTAATGGATTTGCCGGCTGATTTTGTTTTTACCGCCTTGTACCACAACGCCGGTAAAAACGACCAGTATAACGAGCTAACCAAATTAATTGAAAGTACCGATAAGTTTGTTTTTATAGTGCCGGAGTACAATGCATCTTTCCCGGGCGTGCTGAAAGCCTTTATTGATGGCCTGAGTTATCCGGGAAGTTTCAAGAATAAAAAAGCAGCGATGGTGGGCATCTCTACTGGTTCGCAAGGCGGGGCTTTAGCGCTCAGTCACCTGACTGATATTTTACATTACATGGGCATGCACGTATTAGCCGCTAAACCGCGATTAAATTATATTTCTAAGAGCCTGGCTAACGGGGAACTAACTAATCCTTTGTACGAAAGCTTATTGCTAGAGCAGATAGATTCTTTTATCGATTTTTAA
- a CDS encoding succinate dehydrogenase/fumarate reductase iron-sulfur subunit, with the protein MNLTLRVWRQKNANTPGKLVTYNANNISPDMSFLEMIDVVNEDLTLSGEDPIAFDHDCREGICGMCSMYINGRAHGPEKGTTTCQLHMRKFQDGQTITIEPWRADAFPVHKDLSVDRSALDRIQQAGGYISVNTGGVPDANEIPIPKSIADKAFDAATCIQCGACVAACKNASAMLFVSAKVSQLALLPQGKVERKTRVENMLAQHDAEGFGACSNIGSCAAECPVGISLENIAMLNREYLGAKLTSENVG; encoded by the coding sequence ATGAACCTGACCCTTCGGGTGTGGCGCCAGAAAAATGCAAATACACCAGGTAAACTGGTTACATATAATGCTAATAACATTTCGCCTGACATGTCTTTTCTGGAAATGATAGACGTGGTAAACGAAGATTTAACTCTGAGTGGCGAGGACCCAATTGCTTTTGACCACGATTGCCGCGAAGGAATTTGCGGTATGTGCAGCATGTACATCAACGGCCGGGCGCATGGTCCGGAAAAAGGTACCACTACCTGCCAGTTGCACATGCGTAAATTTCAGGATGGTCAAACCATTACTATTGAACCTTGGCGCGCCGATGCCTTTCCGGTGCACAAAGATTTAAGTGTGGATCGCTCCGCTCTCGACCGGATTCAGCAAGCAGGTGGTTATATCTCCGTTAATACCGGTGGAGTACCCGATGCCAATGAAATTCCAATTCCGAAATCAATTGCGGATAAAGCTTTTGATGCCGCTACTTGTATTCAGTGCGGTGCTTGCGTGGCAGCTTGTAAAAATGCTTCGGCCATGTTATTTGTAAGTGCCAAAGTATCGCAGTTAGCTTTATTACCGCAAGGAAAAGTAGAGCGCAAAACCCGCGTTGAAAATATGCTAGCCCAGCACGATGCCGAAGGATTTGGTGCCTGCTCCAACATTGGTTCCTGCGCCGCCGAATGTCCGGTGGGAATTTCCTTGGAGAATATAGCAATGCTTAACCGGGAATACCTGGGTGCTAAACTTACTTCCGAAAACGTAGGTTAA